Proteins encoded in a region of the Triticum dicoccoides isolate Atlit2015 ecotype Zavitan chromosome 3A, WEW_v2.0, whole genome shotgun sequence genome:
- the LOC119270094 gene encoding uncharacterized protein LOC119270094: protein MASQEQPPSLPPPAEPAATTTLTGLGSDLLREIFLLLPSLPSLVRAAFACRTFLDAVRSSPAFRRRFRELHPQPLLGIFFDPDGPAIPAFAPLRRRDDPDRRAAVRRGDFFLTGLPDDDDDARPGWVISDCHDGYLVLEHIYTREALAYNPLTLALDLLPPLPDEFYEGFQGHYNGLDYHVHAPEECRDHGAFRVIYACHDDSRARAAVFSSDSGTRAWQVLPYSEALRTIPESGEREHWLTAGRIVDGFIYWVYSDEAAMLVLDTTTLHFSRVDIPAYLKGQTSMFRVGKTRDGVLCVVVAIEFNLYVWLRNIRDDGVEVWVRRQRFQLDDIVEDTGGTLEEHGQLKVVSVVDGVVYFSTHETFEDANLPCWFLSIDLEENVLDMLFQRNYDSHVHPYIMPWPRSLVRDKACLQVEGAR from the coding sequence ATGGCCTCCCAGGAGCAGCCACCAAGTCTGCCGCCGCCGGCGGAACCCGCCGCTACCACCACTCTAACCGGCCTCGGCAGCGACCTCCTCCGTGAGATATTCCTCCTGCTCCCGTCCCTGCCGAGCCTCGTGCGCGCGGCCTTCGCCTGCCGCACCTTCCTCGACGCCGTGCGCTCGTCCCCGGCCTTCAGGCGCCGCTTCCGCGAGCTGCACCCGCAGCCGCTCCTGGGCATCTTCTTCGACCCCGACGGCCCCGCCATCCCGGCCTTCGCGCCCCTCCGCCGCCGCGACGACCCGGACCGGCGGGCCGCCGTCCGGCGCGGGGACTTCTTCCTCACCGGGCtccccgacgacgacgacgacgcgcgccCCGGCTGGGTCATCAGCGACTGCCACGACGGCTATCTGGTGCTCGAGCACATCTACACGCGGGAGGCCCTCGCCTACAACCCGCTCACGCTGGCCCTGGATCTCCTCCCGCCGCTGCCGGACGAGTTCTACGAGGGCTTCCAGGGCCACTACAACGGCCTCGACTACCACGTCCACGCCCCCGAGGAGTGCCGCGACCACGGGGCGTTCCGCGTGATCTACGCCTGCCACGACGACTCGCGGGCGCGCGCGGCGGTCTTCTCGTCGGACTCGGGCACCAGGGCGTGGCAGGTCCTCCCCTATTCCGAAGCTCTGAGGACCATCCCGGAGTCCGGCGAGCGCGAGCACTGGCTTACCGCTGGCAGGATAGTGGACGGGTTCATCTACTGGGTGTACTCGGATGAAGCCGCCATGCTCGTGCTCGACACCACCACGCTGCACTTCTCTCGGGTAGATATCCCAGCCTACTTGAAAGGACAGACCAGCATGTTCAGGGTTGGCAAGACCAGGGATGGGGTGCTCTGTGTCGTCGTCGCGATCGAATTCAACCTTTATGTCTGGCTCCGGAACATTCGCGATGACGGCGTCGAGGTGTGGGTGAGACGCCAGCGGTTTCAGTTGGACGACATTGTTGAGGACACCGGGGGAACACTAGAGGAACACGGCCAGCTCAAGGTTGTGAGCGTTGTCGACGGAGTCGTCTACTTCTCTACCCATGAGACCTTCGAAGATGCCAATCTTCCTTGCTGGTTCCTATCCATAGACCTGGAGGAAAACGTCCTGGACATGCTCTTTCAGAGGAACTACGACAGTCATGTCCATCCCTACATTATGCCTTGGCCCCGTTCTTTGGTACGCGACAAGGCGTGTCTTCAAGTTGAAGGCGCTCGATGA